The Leptospira neocaledonica genomic interval CTAGGAATATATGAGAGAAATTCCACAAAGGTATCTTAAGATATTCCCGTGAGGTCGGTGCAATAAAATACAGTTAGATTGAGAAGACGATCTTGCCCGTTTGGATAAGATCGTAGTTCTCATTAAAATTGGAAATAAATAAATGACCTTTCGCCGGAAACAGACCCCGCGATCCAAAATCCGACAAAAATAGCCACCACTGGAATCGCATAGCGAAGCACTATTTTTAAGTTTTCCCATTTCGGTTTTAGTGGGCGGTATTCCAACCAATGAACAATTAAAAAAGAAAGGAATATCCAATTCGTTCCCCAAGGTAATTTTAACTTTTCTCCGGAGAAACTAAATAAGCCCGAAATAAATCCCAACGCATCCACAACCGAGTCGGCTCGGAAAAACACCCAACCGATACAAACGAAATGAAAAACAAATAATGCGGAAACAAATTTAGGGACCCGTTTGAAAAAGGAAAAACGCCCTTCTATAAGTCTTTCAAAACCCAAAAGTAGGCCGTGCCACGCCCCCCAGATTATAAAAGTATAATTTGCTCCGTGCCAGAGACCGCCCAAAAGCATCGTTAAAAAAAGATTAATATTCGTTCTTAGATTGCCGGACCTGTTTCCACCTAACGGAATATAGAGGTAATCGCGTAACCAAGTCGATAATGATATATGCCATCGACGCCAAAATTCCCGAAAGGATCCCGAAAAATAGGGAGCTAGAAAATTAGGAGGAAGTTTATAGCCTAGAAGTAAAGCGCATCCCCTGGCAATATCCGTATAGCCTGAAAAGTCGCAATAGATCTGAATCGCAAAACCGTAAAATGATGCCCAATGAGCTTCCGCGTTGTACATTCCCGGAGACGAATATACAGTATCTATCCAGACCGATATCTGATCAGCTATCAGTACTTTTTTAATCAGACCGATTAGAATCCACCAACTACCTGTCGTTGAAAACAGTAAGTTGGGCCGCTTCGGAACATGAATCCTGGTCAAGAAATCTTTCGCTCGTAATATAGGACCAGCAATCAACTGCGGAAAGAAAAGTATAAATAATAGAAAGTCCGATAAGGATACTTTATATTCAAAATCTCCCCGATGTACATCAACTTGGAAAGATATCATTTGGAACGTATAGAAACTAATCGCTAAGGGAAGAATCCATTCGCCACTGACAGGTAAAACATCAAAACCAAAGCCGATATCGGACATCACTCGCTTAAAGAACGGATAGTATTTGAAAACGAAAAGATTCGCCAGATTTAAGATCAGAATCCAGGTCAGTCTTTTACGGTCACCTCGGCGTTCAAAAAAATAGTAAAAGCCGTAATTCAAAACCACGATCAACACGAAATGAGCAAGAAAAAGGACACTCCAATACCCATAAAAAACAAAGGAGGCCAAAATGAGAAATCCTCGTCTCCACTTGTGATTCAAGGACCAGTAGATCAGATAAACAAACGAGAAAAAGATCAAAAAAACAAGGCTGTTAAATAACATATTTTCCTAATGCAATAATAGCTCAACGCACAGGTAAAAGAAAAGACGAAAGCTCGGTATAACAACGTCGCGACAAATGTCCGACATCTTGAAAATAATCACATTTCATAGGGAACTCATTTGCATCCACATAATGAGCACCACTTCTTCGAATCGTATCCAAAACCTTAGTGTTAAATTCCACCCAATTATCTTCCATCCGCTCATAATCGTTCAAAATCGGATGCACACGAGGTCGCCAATAAACGGTAGGAATTTTTTTAGCTTTTAATAACTCGATCGTCTTCTCCAAATATTCCAACTCTTCCGAATCGACCACATAAACACCATTACCAGAATGTTCCTGCTTCAAAATCGCCAAGCTACCTTCGAAAAGCTCTTTATATACGGCACCAGTCCCAAGGGTTAGAGTATTATAATCCTTAAAATTACCGAGTTCCAAGTTTTTGCGATCTTTTTTGCTTACTGCATAGGAAGCATTTCCATCCGTTAATCCGACGATCATGGATTCCCAGTCTCGATCTTCACCTTGTAATAGCCTCAGGAAATTTTTGGGGGAAAATTGATATTTATAAGATAAGAACATCTTGGGATAAAGAATATCCCAAACCGCTTTCAACCCGAATTCCTTATGATGTTTTATTGCAAAATCAACTGGAATGACATTTTGTTTTAAAAATTCTTTATACTTTCTGTTCTTACTAAAACTCATCATCGAGATTTCGACGATTGCAAAATCGGGTGCCCACCCTTTTTCAAGAGTTTGTAGTAAGCGGGCATAAATCAGGCGCATACTTGCCCCCGCCATAGCGATACTTACTGCCTCCCAATTTTTCATTTTATCCGCTATTTGCGGGGTTAAAAACGGGTCTTTTCGTGTATAGCCCACGTTCGGATATCCGTTAAAGGCCACACTCCTTGAAGTTCCGATCGCTAAAAAAACATTTTTGGAATTAATATAATTCAACTCGACGATGTCTTCGTTATGGATCAGTGCCGAAAACCCCCCATCGTATGGGAGATAAGCAGCCAATTTATCTCTCAAAGGTTCTATAAGAAAAACCTTATCAACAATAAGATAGGCACTCAAAGCAAGAATCGGAATTAGGAAGGCGATAAATTTTCGATTTTCTCGCTTCTTGGCGAGCTTATTAAAATTCACAATCCATATGTATAGCCCGATTACCCTAAAGCAATTCTTTTTTAGATCTGTGTAAGAAGGATCTCATTGAGCAAGAAAGCCTACTTTTCCGGAGAAAAAGCAGAGTTCCAAATGTTTATGAGTTTTACTGTTTTGAAGAGAAGAGTAAAGAATCATTCTTCTCTCACTATTCTAAAATAATTTCCTTCCTTCAAGTTCTCATAACGTGTCCAGTCTATCTTCTTCCCTTTAGGAATGTAAGGCAAATCTGCGGATTTAATTTTGATTCCATGGAATAATGAATAAACGCCCACTGCCAAACTGATCGCAGTGTCCTTTTTTCTTTGGGTCAGGATTTTCATGTCCTTCTCTTTATCAATATAACCAATTTCTAAATAAGCTGAGATTGCATTGATAAACGTAGGAAGGCTATATGTGGAGATGTAAGGTTTATTAATCGGACCAGGATTGGATAATTCTTCCTCTTGGTTTGGCAAAGTCCGAAGACCATATTGCAAAAATCTCATGAGTTCAGATGCGGCGTAATGATTATCTCCGCCGAAACCTTCTGCGCCGTCCTCTCTTCTCCAGAGTTCCGGCTCCGCTCTTTCTCTATCCCAAAATTTTCCTTTGGCGGAATATTCCGAATGTTTTTTAGCGTAAGGCCCTGGACCGTCTAACACTGCTTTATCGATCCAACCGGAAGGATCTGCATATTTCCAAGTCACCATATTTTGTCGATACCCTTCGAAATTGGAAAGGTCTGTTTTTTTTCCGGACTTGTTCGGCCAATACCCGTTAAAATAGATCCATGCATCCGCAACTGCATTTTCTAAACGGGACCATTCCATTTTGAAACGCATCCATTCACTCCAAGGTCCGTCTTCGAATGATCTGGAAGATTTTCCTTCGGATATTTTTCGTAAATTATAGAATGTTCTATAAGAAGGAGAAAGTACAGCAGCCATTCCGCCCGGATGTCCCTTCCAACTTGGATTCAAATGTAAGGAGAGAACTAAATATGGTCGAGCGGCATTGATCCTAGAAATTCTTCCGGGTTTGATCTTACCCGATTTTTTATCAGGGTAATCATATAATCTATAAAATGCATTCGGATCTGAAGAAAGATCAGCTCCTTCTTCTTTCGCTGTTTCTTCCCTGGTGAGATCCGAATCGATCCTGATCCAAGGAAGTGTATCATTCGTAAATTTTTTAGCGTAAGATCTAAATGTTTCGAATCCTTCCGGTGTCTTGGTAAGATCCAAAATTTCTTTTACTTCTTTTGCGAGAGCAAATACAACTTCGCTCTCTCTCCTGGATTTCGTTTGGGCTCCTGCCTTATAAGGTTCCAGATATTTATTGGAGATAGGATCGTATTTGTCTCCGTGTTCCTCTTTAGGCTTTAAGTCCAAGCCTCCATGACCCGGATCTATGACTATATTATAGGTTCTTTTCGGAATTGTTTCTTGGGAAGAAACGGAGAATGAAAATATTAGAAGGAAAAGGATGAGTAAAATTCTTCGTATCACGTATGGAAATTTATTTCTCCGGGGATATCAGGCATAGCCTGGTATCCCCTCATCATACGTCAAGGAAGGAATCCGAATGTTTCCCTCCGGAGATCTTTTAAAGTTTGGATTCTGCGTACACCATATTGCGGTTATCGCTCAGATCCACTTTGTATTTCTCCCGGACATTTTTACTTTCCTCTTCGGTTTTCAATTTGCTGAGGATAGAAATTCCGTATTCTTTCGCGATCCTAAGATGCATGAGACTGTCCTTAAATCTGGAGTCCCTTCTCATCTTCTCCGCTTGGATAAATTGGTAGTAAGCGATCTGAAGTTTATGCTGGTTATTAGAAACTTCTCTTCCCGCATATCCTTTTGCAGCAGCCCCAGGTCCGGACTTTTGTTCGATAGAAACGATCGCATCTGCACATTCTCCCAAGAGCTGATCCACTTTTTGGTTATATAGATCGGAGAATTTTCCGTACAGCTTATTGGTTTCGTCTTCCGTTTCCTTCATCTTACGACCGGCGACGATATATTTGCGCATTAAAGAATAGCGATATGCTTCGTTGTATTTTTTCCAGATGGTATCGAAGTCCTGTTGGGAATTTTGGACCTGAGATCCGAAATTTTTTACAACTACTTCCAGAGCACCTAAATCAACTTTGATCTTGTTCTGAGTGGAATCCAAGGTCCTGGCAAAATGAAATTCCTCCAAATAATCTCCCTGGTATTTAGGATCTTCGGCTGCATTAGCCAGTGCAGAGCCCTTACCGTCACTATTTGTAGGTTTATTTTGTGCAGTTACGCCGTACGAAATTAAGAAGAATGCCGCAAGAACCGCGACGATCCGAGGGAAAGAAATTTTTGTCATGTGATCGACCCTTCGCGGTAATATAACACAACGCTTAAGAAGCAAACAAGCTTTTTATTGCTTAAAATCGAAACATAATATTCCGTCACCAACAGGGAATAAGGTGTATTCTATCTTAGAATTTTTGATAAGGGACCATAATTTACGCACTGCTTGGTCGGAAGGAGCTTGGTTTTCCGGATCCGCTATCCTTCCATGCCATAGAACATTATCGTAGACCACTCTTAGATTTCTGGTTTTACCTTTTTCCAGGATCATTTCTAAAATTTCAGGGTAACGAATCTTATCACAGTCCACAAACATCAATTCTTTTTGACCCGAAGAAGAAGTCCCCAAAAATCCCTTTGCGATCTCCGAACAGTCCGCATTCGTAAATTCCACT includes:
- a CDS encoding MBOAT family O-acyltransferase — translated: MLFNSLVFLIFFSFVYLIYWSLNHKWRRGFLILASFVFYGYWSVLFLAHFVLIVVLNYGFYYFFERRGDRKRLTWILILNLANLFVFKYYPFFKRVMSDIGFGFDVLPVSGEWILPLAISFYTFQMISFQVDVHRGDFEYKVSLSDFLLFILFFPQLIAGPILRAKDFLTRIHVPKRPNLLFSTTGSWWILIGLIKKVLIADQISVWIDTVYSSPGMYNAEAHWASFYGFAIQIYCDFSGYTDIARGCALLLGYKLPPNFLAPYFSGSFREFWRRWHISLSTWLRDYLYIPLGGNRSGNLRTNINLFLTMLLGGLWHGANYTFIIWGAWHGLLLGFERLIEGRFSFFKRVPKFVSALFVFHFVCIGWVFFRADSVVDALGFISGLFSFSGEKLKLPWGTNWIFLSFLIVHWLEYRPLKPKWENLKIVLRYAIPVVAIFVGFWIAGSVSGERSFIYFQF
- a CDS encoding N-acetylmuramoyl-L-alanine amidase encodes the protein MIRRILLILFLLIFSFSVSSQETIPKRTYNIVIDPGHGGLDLKPKEEHGDKYDPISNKYLEPYKAGAQTKSRRESEVVFALAKEVKEILDLTKTPEGFETFRSYAKKFTNDTLPWIRIDSDLTREETAKEEGADLSSDPNAFYRLYDYPDKKSGKIKPGRISRINAARPYLVLSLHLNPSWKGHPGGMAAVLSPSYRTFYNLRKISEGKSSRSFEDGPWSEWMRFKMEWSRLENAVADAWIYFNGYWPNKSGKKTDLSNFEGYRQNMVTWKYADPSGWIDKAVLDGPGPYAKKHSEYSAKGKFWDRERAEPELWRREDGAEGFGGDNHYAASELMRFLQYGLRTLPNQEEELSNPGPINKPYISTYSLPTFINAISAYLEIGYIDKEKDMKILTQRKKDTAISLAVGVYSLFHGIKIKSADLPYIPKGKKIDWTRYENLKEGNYFRIVREE
- a CDS encoding DUF1574 family protein, which produces MNFNKLAKKRENRKFIAFLIPILALSAYLIVDKVFLIEPLRDKLAAYLPYDGGFSALIHNEDIVELNYINSKNVFLAIGTSRSVAFNGYPNVGYTRKDPFLTPQIADKMKNWEAVSIAMAGASMRLIYARLLQTLEKGWAPDFAIVEISMMSFSKNRKYKEFLKQNVIPVDFAIKHHKEFGLKAVWDILYPKMFLSYKYQFSPKNFLRLLQGEDRDWESMIVGLTDGNASYAVSKKDRKNLELGNFKDYNTLTLGTGAVYKELFEGSLAILKQEHSGNGVYVVDSEELEYLEKTIELLKAKKIPTVYWRPRVHPILNDYERMEDNWVEFNTKVLDTIRRSGAHYVDANEFPMKCDYFQDVGHLSRRCYTELSSFLLPVR